Genomic DNA from Sphingobium sp. WTD-1:
GACCCCGATGGCCTGACCCTTCCATGGACCGGGGATGCGCAGCCCTATGGGCTGGTCGATCTCGACCGCGCGCCGCGCAGCGATGCGCCGTTGCACCTGCCGCCCTTTCCTCTGCTGGGGATTGGCGACCCGACCCATCCGCTTGCGTCGCGGCTCGATGCGCTGGTCGAACTGCCGGTGTCGCTCAATGCGATCACGCAGCAGATCGTGGCCCAGCCGGAAGCGGCGCGGGTGCTGGTGCAATTGCTGCGGCTGATCGACGGGCTGGACCCGGCCCAGGCGCTGGTCGCGGAATCGCTTGCTTATGGCCTGCTTCAGGGCAGCGCTGGCCACGCCCGCTGGCTGGCCGCACAAATGCCGGCGCCGGTGCAGGCGCCCGGCGCCATCCGTCTGGATCGGGAAGGCGACCGGCTGGCGATCCTGATCGACCGGCCCGACGCCCATAATGCCATCGACCGCGATCTGCGCGACGGATTGCGCGCGGCGTTCGACATTGCCGCGCTCGATCCCGATATCAGCCATGTCAGCCTGCGCGGCGCGGGCCGCAGCTTCTGCACCGGCGCGGATCTCAGCGAATTTGGCACCACGCGCGATCCGGCAACCGCCCATGACATAAGGATGCAGACGCTGCCCGCCCATGCGTTGCTGCGCTGCGCCGATCGGCTGTCTGTGCATGTGCAGGGCGGCTGCGTCGGATCGGGCCTGGAAATGGCGGCCTTTGCCGGCCACATCGCAGCCAGCGCCGACGCCTGGTTCCATCTGCCCGAACTGGCGATGGGGATCATTCCGGGCGCTGGCGGCTGCGTCTCGCTCAGCCGCCGGATCGGGCGTCAGCGCGCGGCGCTGATGATCCTGTCGGGCAAGCGGATCAACGCCCGCACGGCGCTAGGCTGGGGGCTGGTCGACACGATCATGGACGACTGATCCGGCGATCCACGTCATCGCGACATCGTCGGCCAGCAGGCGGTGCCGCGCCTGCGCCCAGGGGCGATCCAGCAGGCACAGGTCGGCCGGTGCGCCGACGGCCATGCTGCGCTGTCGGCTCAGATCCAATGGATCGGCGAGATAGAGGGCCAGCGCCGCCTCGGGCGTCAGCGCCTCGTCCTGTCCGATGACCGCGCGACTCTGCGTTTCGCGCGACACCGCCGCGCGCATCGCCGCCCAGGGATCGGCAACGCCATAGGGGGCGTCGCTGCCCGCTGCCAGCACCAGCCCGGCGCGGGCGAAGGCGCCCAGCCGATAGAGCAAGGGCCGCTCGCGCGGTTCGACATCGTGCAGATACTGATCGCCGCGCTCGGCGATGAAATGCGGCTGGCTCACCACCTGCACGCCTAATTCGATCATCTGCTCCAGTAGCACATCGGGGGTGATGCCGGCATGTTCGATCCGGTCGCCCGGCCGCGCGCCGGCCTGTGCCAGCGCGGCGAGGGTGAAGACCAGTTCGGTCTCGGTCGTGCAATGGCTGGCGATCGCTCGCCCCTGGTCGTGCGCGGCGCGCAGGAAGGCGACGCACTGGTCGAAGTCGGGCAGGGCATTTTCATGCAGGTGCAGCTTGGCCGGGCCGACCGCGATGCCGGCCGGCGGCGGCGCATCCCCCAGCGCCAGCGTGCCGGCGGCAACCAGATGCTGCGGCAGGTGCCCGGTCGCGCGCTCGGCGGCGAACCAGGCAAGGCTCGTGCCGTCATTGCCGGGCGACATGTCGGTAATGCCGGTGACGCCATGGCGGGCCAGTTCGCGCCCCACCGCGTCGAGAGCCGGCGGTGTGCCGCCCAGCGCCCGGCGCAGCCAGCCATCCTCGTCGAACAAGCGCCCGGTCCAGCGCCCGTCGATCTGCTCCAGCCCCGGCGGCGGTGCATCCAGCGCCAGCAGCAGGTCGAGCGCCCGGCTGTTGAGCAGCCACATCCGCCCCGACCGATGCTGGATGCGCACCGGCCGTTCGGCTTGCCAGCGGTCGATCGTCAGCGCGTCGGGCAGGCAGGCGATGCTTTCATGATAGCCGATGCCGCGCAGCCAGCCTTCGCCCGGTCGCGCCAGCGCGGCGGCCAGATCGGCTTCGCTGGTCACGGCCGGCGGTCCGCAGGGCAGCGAGGCGCGGGCGACGGCATAGGCCGCAAGATGGATATGATGGTCGTGCAGGCCGGGCAGCAGGGCGCCGCCACCGGCGTCGATCACAGGCTCGCCGGGCAGGGGGGCAAGCGCGCCGATTGCCGCAATCCGTCCTTCGGCGATGCGCAGATCGGCCCGGCCCTTGCCCCATAATTCGGCATCGCGGATCAGCATAGCCAGGCCCCATTATCCTGCCCCAGCGCCGCGACCGGCCCCGTGGTTCGCGATGGAAGAGCGGGGAAGGCATCGCCCTCGGCCTCGGCCCAGCGTTGCAGTGTCGCGGTAAAGCCGGCCGCGTCGCGCGCCCGTTCCCAGCCGATCGCCTCGGCCACTACGGCGCTCATCGACAGCAGCAGATGCGCGCCCGTGCCTTCATGCCATTGCGCCAACGCCTGCCGCGCCGCATGGAGTCCGGTCAGCGGGTCGGCGCAGGCGTCGCCGCCAAAGCCGATCCGCCCGCTCGCCTGTCGCAATGCGGCGCTGAGGCCGCCGGCGACGCTGCAATCATCGCCAAAGCCGATCCAGTGGGCGGCGTCGCCCTCCGCGCCATGGCCGGTGATCGTCACCCAGACCAGCCCCGGTACCTCGCGCACCAGCGCGTCGGCATCGATCCCTAGTTGCGCCAGTGCGCGCGGCCGGGCGGCGGCGATCACCATGTCGGCGCGGTGGATCAGCGCGATCAGCGCCGCCCGATCCTCCGCATCGCGCAGGTCGATCGCGACATTGGCCTTGTGCTGGTTCAGCCGCGCGAACAGCCGCGGATCGCCCGCGCGCATCCGGTCGGGCCGGTTGCGGCTCTCCACCTTGATCACTTGCGCGCCGGCCAGCCCCAGCAGATGCCCGGCCAGCGGCCCGGCCCACAGCGCCGACAGGTCGATCACCAGCGGCGGACGGTCGCGCATCGGCCGCGCACCCCCTGTCATCATCACGCGACAGGCCGGGCTGGCCGGCACCTCATCGATCGCCGCGATCGCGAGCCCCAGTTGTCGCCCCTGTGTCACGATTGCAGACGCCTTTGCAGAAGCAAAGGCTGTGACAATATCGCTGTCACTTTCGATGCCTGCCTCACCGAACAGCGCCGGCATCAAGTCCCGGTCGTCGGGCCGCGCCAGGGTCAGCGCGACCTGCCCGTCGATCATGTCGTAGAGCCGGCATCCCCCACCGGCCGAGCGCCGCCCCGGTATCAAAAAGCCGTTCAGCGCCGCCCGCTCTCCCAGCAGCTGGGCGCCGCTCAACTCCGCCAGTGCTGGCGTTCCCGCCAGCGCCCGGATCGCCTGCAATTGCGCCTCGGCCCAGCCGGCAAGCGGCAGGGCGAGAGCCATGTCAGGCTGCGAACAGCTTCTTGATTTCCCGGCGGAGGAGCTTGCCCATTTCATTATAGGGCAGGCTCTTAGCAAAGAGCACGCGTTCGGGCACTCGCGAAGAACGCAGCCGGGCACGGATGACCTGCTTCAGTTCCTCATCGGCCGGCGCCGCATGGCCGTCGCGCACGACCACGATCAGGCCGACCGCCTCGCCCCATTCGGCGGACGGGATGGCGACCGCCGCCGCTTCGGCGATGGCGGGCAGGGCCAGCATCACATCCTCGATCTCGCCGGGCGAAATATTCTCGCCGCCGCGCACGATCACGTCGTCGGCGCGGCCCGACAGGAACAGATAGCCCTCGGCATCGATATAGCCGGCGTCGCGGGTCGGGAACCAGCCGTCGGCGTCGAGCGCGCTGCGCTCGCGATATTCGCCCGACACCTGGTCGCCACGGACATAGATTTCGCCCGGCTCGCCGGCCGGCAGGCAGCGACCTTCCTCGTCGCGAATCTCGATTTCCACCGTCGGCAGCGGCCGGCCGACCGACGCCAGCCGGGCGCGGGCGGCCGGATCGGTCGCGGCATGGGCGGCGCGATGTTCGTCCGGTCCCAGCAGGGCGACGGTCGAGCTGGTCTCGGTCAGGCCATAGGCGTTGGTGAAGCCGGTATCGGGAAACAGGTCGAGCGCGCGCTGGATCAGCTCCAGCGGCATCTTGCCGCCGCCATAGGCGACCGCGCGCAGGTTGCTGAGGTCGGGGCGATTGCCCTTGTCGACGGTCTCGATGATGCGGGAGAGCATGGTCGGCACGACGAAGGCGTTGCTCGCCCGCTCGCCTGCCGCCAGGTCCAGCCAGGCGGCCGGATCGAACGCCGGCAGCAGCAATATGCGGCGCAGCGCATAGATGGAGCTGAGCAGGGCGGCGATGCCGGCGATATGATAGGGCGGTACGCTGACCAGCGCGGCATCCTCTTCCGGCGCGGCGCCAAACTCGACCGTGCCCAATATATAGGAGACCAGATTGGCGTGGCGCAGGATCGCCGCCTTGGGCGCGGCGGTCGTGCCGCTGGTGAACAGCTGGATGGCGACGCCATCGCCCTCGTCCGCCTCGGTCGGTGCATCGACCGCAGCGTTGAGCGCGGCGGCGACGAAATCGGCCCGCGCCAGCACCTTGTTGTCGGCCGAGGGGCAGAGCCGTTCGACCCGCACGACATCGCCGACGATCAGCGCCGGGGTGATCCGCGCCAGCAGCGAGGCGAGGTCCGCGTCGGCCAGCCGATAGTTGAGCGGCACATAGGGCACGCCGGCGATCGCCGCGCCGAACAGCGCCATCGCCGCCGCCTCGCTGCTCTCGTCCAGCAGCGCGACATGGCTGCAGCCACTGTCCCGGATCAGCGCGGCGGCGCCGCGCGCGCCAGCCAGCAGCCGGGCATAGCTCCAGCGCTGGCCGTCACAGACCAGGCCGATGCGGTCGGGCGCGGCATCGGCCGCCATTTCGAGGAACAGGGCGATGTTCATGGGATGGGCGTCAGTCCGAAGCGGGCAGGGGCTTGGCGTCCTTGGGGCTCAGGGCGACGCCGTCGACCGACAGCGAACCCTTGCCCGGCTTGACGCATAGCAATTCGAAATTGCCGGCCGGATCGACATAGCGCTTGCCCATCAGCGTGCCCGCGCTGAAATCGGCGGCGGGGGTACCCACCGCTTCTGGCTTGGCTTCGCCCATGGCGCTGCCGCCGCATTCGATCGTGCCGGTGCCGCTGCGGATCACCATCACTTCGGTGTCGCACACCGCGCTCTTCAGTTTCGTACCCGGTTTCATATCATTCCTGCCTTCCAGCCCCCCGACGTTACCCCTTCAAGCGATAGCGCCGCTGGCCTTCCATTGTTCAATCTGGTCCCACTCGACGCCCAGTTCCATCAGCACCAGTTCGGTATGCTCGGATGCCTGGGGCGAGCGCGTGGTCTGCACCGGCTGGCCGTCAAACTGCACCGGCCCGCGCACCAGCCGCAGCGGCGCGCCGCCATCGGCGCCCTCCACTTCGATGATCATGTCGTTGGCGATCGCCTGCTCGTCGGTCAGCAGATCCTTGAAGCTCTGGATCGGCGCCCATTGCCCCTTCATCGTCTTCAGATGCTCGCGCCAATAGGCGAAGGGCTTCTGACCGAAGGCCTTGACCAATATGTCGCTCGCGGCGCCGGCATTCTCGATCAGCGCCAGCACATCCTTGAAGCGCGGATCGTCCGCCGCCTCGGGCACGCCGACATGGGCGAAGGTGTCGGCGATCAGGCCGGTGGGGCTGACCATGCACAGGTTGATCGTGCCGCCGTCCGAGGTGCGGAAATTGCCCATGAAGGGGTTGCGCAGCGATCCGCCGGAACTCGGCATGCCGTTGCGGGTCAATATGTCGGTCTCCATCACCTGTGCGATCAGCGCGCCCGACGCCCACCAGGCGCTCGACAGCAGCGAGACGTCCAGCTCGACCGCCTCGCCGGTCTTTTCGCGGTGGAACAGCGCGCCGGAAATGCCGCCGGCGATGAACATGCCGCCGATGGAATCGCCAAAGGCGGGAATGCCCTGGGTCAGCGGGCCGGGCAGTTCCTCGGGCGTCATCGCATGGGCCACGCCGCTGCGCGACCAGAAGCAGGTGCCGTCGAAGCCGCCCACCTCGCGCTCCGGCCCCTTGTTGCCCAGCGCGCTGCCACGGGAATAGATGATGTTGGGATTGACCGCGCGGATATGCTCGACGTCGAACTTGTTCTTCTGCCGCACCTGGGGAAGATAGTTGGTCAGGAACACGTCGGCGCTTTTGGCCAGCTCATAGAGCACGGCCTGGCCTTCCTCCGTCGACAGGTCGATGCCGACGCTGCGCTTGCCGCGATTGGGATGCTCGAACAAAGTGTGGCGCAGCGGGTCGAGCTGCACCCCGCCCATGTTCAGGAACCCGCGCTGCGTGTCGCCGCGCACCGGATGCTCGATCTTGATGACGTCCGCGCCCCAGTCGGCCAGGATCGCGCCGGCAGCCGGCACATAGGTGAACTGCGCCACTTCCAGAACGCGCACCCCCTTCATCACCTGGGTCATAAAATCAGCCATCCCCTCATTCGCCGCATGATGCGACCTGTTGGGGAAAGGGTAGAAGCTGCGCTGGTCGCCGCAAGTCCGGCGGGCCTGCTATCGCTATCGCGATGCGCCCCGGCCCCCTAGCGCCGCAGCGATATTGCCGGCGTCGGCCGGGCCATGGGTTGAGCCGCCTTGCCGCTGTGCCATAGCCGGTCCGAAAACAGATGTGGGAGACATGCCATGAAACTCGACTCTTCCCTGTCCGCCGTGGTGACCGGCGGCGCGTCGGGCCTGGGGCTGGCGACGGTACGGGCGCTGCGCGAAGCCGGCGTCAAGGTCGCGATCTTCGATATCAACGAGGATAGCGGCCAGGCGATCGCGGCGGAGGTCGGTGCTACCTTCTGCAAGGTCGACATCATGTCGGAAGACAGCGTGCTCGCCGGTTTCGACGCGGCGCGGGCGGCGCAGGGGCAGGAACGCATCCTGGTCCATTGCGCGGTGGTGTCGAAGGGCGGCAAGACCGTGTCGAAGGACAAGGAGACCGGCGGCTTCAAGCGCATGTCGACGCAGGATTATGCGATTTCGGCCGAAGGCGTGCTGGTCGCCAGCTATCGCATCGCCTCGATCGGGGCGCTCGGCATGGCGGCGCTCGACCCGCTGGAGGATGGCGAGCGGGGCAGCATCCTGTTGACCTCCAGTGCTGCGGCGCAGGATGGGCAGGTCGGCCAGGTCGCCTATGGCTCGCTGAAAGCCGGGGTCAACGGCATGGTGCTGCCAATGGCGCGCGACCTGATGGAGCTGGGGATTCGCGTCAATGCGATCATGCCGGGCATCTTTGCGACGCCGCCGATGCTGCGCTTCAAGGACATGAACCCGGCCATGTACGAAAGCCTGAACAACAGCGTTCCCTTCCCCAAGCGTCTCGGAAAGCCCGAGGAATTTGCCGGGCTGGCGCTGGAGATCACGCGCAACAGCTACATCAATGCCCAGCTGTTCCGCATCGACGGCGCGATTCGCTTTCCGCCGCGCTGAATCAACGGCGCTGCATCCATTGGGCGAAGAGGCCGCGTTCCATATGGACGCGGCCTTTTGTCTGCCTGTCCAAGCCGCTGTTCGCACATGCAAAAATAAATACTAAGCTAGGTTGACATTATCGCCGGCAATAGCTAACCTAGCTTAGTGTTAAGGGGATATCGTTCCTCGACTCGTTTTTAGTTGAAGAGGTTGTGCCATGACTCGTTTCGCCAAGATCGCCCTGTCGCTCTCCCTCGCCGCTGCTGCCCTGCCGCAGGTCGCTGCCGCCGGCGAAGCCGTCCAGATCAGCGCAGCCACTGCCGCCGCCGATTACAAGGGCAAGATGCTCTACACCGCCAGCGGCGATCGCCTGGCCGCCATCTATCGCGTCGCGGCTGACGGCAACGCCCAGATCATCCTCAACGGCAAGATGGTGAATGTTCCGGCGTCCAGCCTGACCGCCGCCGACGGCAAGCTGACCACCAGCCTGTCGAAGAAGGATCTGCTGACCGCGCACTAAGAGATCGCCGGGCGCGGCCTCCCCTGCGCCGGCCGATAGCGAATGGGCCGCTCCTTGCCGGAGCGGCCCTTTTTTATGTCCGGGAAGGGAGGGGCGCCGGGACGGCGGCAACCTTCAGGGCTTGACGATATTTTCGGAAATCGTGTCGAGCAGGCTGTTCAGGCGCTTGAGATCCTCAGTGGATACGCCGGCAAAGGCGACCTCCTCATTCTCCTGCGCGATGCCTGATAGCTGCATGGTGATCGCCTGGCCGCGCTCGGTCAGGAATACGGCATGGGCGCGCCGGTCGTCATCCTTCTGCCGCCGTTCCAGCAGGCCGTCGGCACAGAGCCGGTCGATCAGCCGCCCGGCCGATGCCTCGGCCATTTCCAGCAGGTTGGCGATATGGCGCTGGGTCGTGCCGGGATAGCGCGCGACCGCCGCGATCACCGTCCATTGCGAGCGGGTGACGCCCAGCCGCACCACGCTCTGGTCGAAATGCGCGCGCAGCTGACGGGCGATGATCGTCAGCTTCATCGTCGCGTTGCGCATCAGCGCCGGCGGGTTGTCGGCGAGTGTCTTGTCCTGCAGGCTTTCCATTGTGCGCGCAGCATAGCGCCATCGCGGCGAAACGAAAGCAGCCTCCTCCTGTTCGGCGCAGCGCGGCGGCCGGACGATCCGATCAGACACGTTCGATGATGATCGCGGGCGCCATGCCCCCGGCCGCGCACATGGTGATCAGGGCATAGCGGCCGCCGCTGCGCTCCAGCTCGTCGAGTGCGGTGCCGATCAGCACCGCGCCGGTCGCGCCGATCGGGTGGCCGAGCGCGATGGCGCCGCCATTGGGATTGAGCTTGGCGCGGTCGACGCCTAGGTCGCGGATGAACTTCTCCGTCACTACGGCAAAGGCTTCATTGACCTCGAACACATCGATGTCGGCCACGGTCAGCCCGGCCTTGGCCAGCACCTTGCGCGCGGCCGGGACCGGGGCGTTCAGCATCAGCGTCGGATCGTCGCCGACATTGGCGGTCGCGACGATGCGGGCGCGGGGCTTGAGCCCATGGGCGTCGGCATAGGCTTTCGAGGCGAGCAGGATCGCGGCCGCGCCATCGACCACGCCCGACGAGGTGCCGGCATGATGCAGTGGCTCGATCGCAAGATCGGGATATTTCTGGTTGATGAGCTGGCGGAAGGTCGGCCCATCCTGGCGCGAGGGCATGTCCATGAAGGCTGCGAAGGCGGGTTTCAGCCCGGCAAGCTGCTCGGCCGTGGTGTCGGGGCGGGGATATTCCTCATGGTCCAGCACGACG
This window encodes:
- a CDS encoding enoyl-CoA hydratase/isomerase family protein, which gives rise to MLRNALAISAASAFAALRPGPNLPPMPGPAALIDPDGLTLPWTGDAQPYGLVDLDRAPRSDAPLHLPPFPLLGIGDPTHPLASRLDALVELPVSLNAITQQIVAQPEAARVLVQLLRLIDGLDPAQALVAESLAYGLLQGSAGHARWLAAQMPAPVQAPGAIRLDREGDRLAILIDRPDAHNAIDRDLRDGLRAAFDIAALDPDISHVSLRGAGRSFCTGADLSEFGTTRDPATAHDIRMQTLPAHALLRCADRLSVHVQGGCVGSGLEMAAFAGHIAASADAWFHLPELAMGIIPGAGGCVSLSRRIGRQRAALMILSGKRINARTALGWGLVDTIMDD
- a CDS encoding amidohydrolase family protein, which codes for MLIRDAELWGKGRADLRIAEGRIAAIGALAPLPGEPVIDAGGGALLPGLHDHHIHLAAYAVARASLPCGPPAVTSEADLAAALARPGEGWLRGIGYHESIACLPDALTIDRWQAERPVRIQHRSGRMWLLNSRALDLLLALDAPPPGLEQIDGRWTGRLFDEDGWLRRALGGTPPALDAVGRELARHGVTGITDMSPGNDGTSLAWFAAERATGHLPQHLVAAGTLALGDAPPPAGIAVGPAKLHLHENALPDFDQCVAFLRAAHDQGRAIASHCTTETELVFTLAALAQAGARPGDRIEHAGITPDVLLEQMIELGVQVVSQPHFIAERGDQYLHDVEPRERPLLYRLGAFARAGLVLAAGSDAPYGVADPWAAMRAAVSRETQSRAVIGQDEALTPEAALALYLADPLDLSRQRSMAVGAPADLCLLDRPWAQARHRLLADDVAMTWIAGSVVHDRVDQPPA
- a CDS encoding CoA transferase codes for the protein MALALPLAGWAEAQLQAIRALAGTPALAELSGAQLLGERAALNGFLIPGRRSAGGGCRLYDMIDGQVALTLARPDDRDLMPALFGEAGIESDSDIVTAFASAKASAIVTQGRQLGLAIAAIDEVPASPACRVMMTGGARPMRDRPPLVIDLSALWAGPLAGHLLGLAGAQVIKVESRNRPDRMRAGDPRLFARLNQHKANVAIDLRDAEDRAALIALIHRADMVIAAARPRALAQLGIDADALVREVPGLVWVTITGHGAEGDAAHWIGFGDDCSVAGGLSAALRQASGRIGFGGDACADPLTGLHAARQALAQWHEGTGAHLLLSMSAVVAEAIGWERARDAAGFTATLQRWAEAEGDAFPALPSRTTGPVAALGQDNGAWLC
- a CDS encoding AMP-binding protein; amino-acid sequence: MNIALFLEMAADAAPDRIGLVCDGQRWSYARLLAGARGAAALIRDSGCSHVALLDESSEAAAMALFGAAIAGVPYVPLNYRLADADLASLLARITPALIVGDVVRVERLCPSADNKVLARADFVAAALNAAVDAPTEADEGDGVAIQLFTSGTTAAPKAAILRHANLVSYILGTVEFGAAPEEDAALVSVPPYHIAGIAALLSSIYALRRILLLPAFDPAAWLDLAAGERASNAFVVPTMLSRIIETVDKGNRPDLSNLRAVAYGGGKMPLELIQRALDLFPDTGFTNAYGLTETSSTVALLGPDEHRAAHAATDPAARARLASVGRPLPTVEIEIRDEEGRCLPAGEPGEIYVRGDQVSGEYRERSALDADGWFPTRDAGYIDAEGYLFLSGRADDVIVRGGENISPGEIEDVMLALPAIAEAAAVAIPSAEWGEAVGLIVVVRDGHAAPADEELKQVIRARLRSSRVPERVLFAKSLPYNEMGKLLRREIKKLFAA
- a CDS encoding CoA transferase, coding for MTQVMKGVRVLEVAQFTYVPAAGAILADWGADVIKIEHPVRGDTQRGFLNMGGVQLDPLRHTLFEHPNRGKRSVGIDLSTEEGQAVLYELAKSADVFLTNYLPQVRQKNKFDVEHIRAVNPNIIYSRGSALGNKGPEREVGGFDGTCFWSRSGVAHAMTPEELPGPLTQGIPAFGDSIGGMFIAGGISGALFHREKTGEAVELDVSLLSSAWWASGALIAQVMETDILTRNGMPSSGGSLRNPFMGNFRTSDGGTINLCMVSPTGLIADTFAHVGVPEAADDPRFKDVLALIENAGAASDILVKAFGQKPFAYWREHLKTMKGQWAPIQSFKDLLTDEQAIANDMIIEVEGADGGAPLRLVRGPVQFDGQPVQTTRSPQASEHTELVLMELGVEWDQIEQWKASGAIA
- a CDS encoding SDR family oxidoreductase, yielding MKLDSSLSAVVTGGASGLGLATVRALREAGVKVAIFDINEDSGQAIAAEVGATFCKVDIMSEDSVLAGFDAARAAQGQERILVHCAVVSKGGKTVSKDKETGGFKRMSTQDYAISAEGVLVASYRIASIGALGMAALDPLEDGERGSILLTSSAAAQDGQVGQVAYGSLKAGVNGMVLPMARDLMELGIRVNAIMPGIFATPPMLRFKDMNPAMYESLNNSVPFPKRLGKPEEFAGLALEITRNSYINAQLFRIDGAIRFPPR
- a CDS encoding MarR family transcriptional regulator; the protein is MESLQDKTLADNPPALMRNATMKLTIIARQLRAHFDQSVVRLGVTRSQWTVIAAVARYPGTTQRHIANLLEMAEASAGRLIDRLCADGLLERRQKDDDRRAHAVFLTERGQAITMQLSGIAQENEEVAFAGVSTEDLKRLNSLLDTISENIVKP
- a CDS encoding acetyl-CoA C-acetyltransferase; this encodes MTDAYIIDAVRTPRSIGKMGKGALSHMHPQHIAVAVLKALKDRNNLNTADVDDIIWGTSAQMGLQGGDLGRMAALDAGYDVKASGVTLDRFCGSGLTATNLAAAQIMSGMEDLVIAGGTEMMSYVTWYGQSLREAGVKAAGGLGTGNMRLQDKHPQSNQGVAADAIAAMEGITREDLDAFGAESQRRAGIALKEGRFARSTVPVHDEDGSVVLDHEEYPRPDTTAEQLAGLKPAFAAFMDMPSRQDGPTFRQLINQKYPDLAIEPLHHAGTSSGVVDGAAAILLASKAYADAHGLKPRARIVATANVGDDPTLMLNAPVPAARKVLAKAGLTVADIDVFEVNEAFAVVTEKFIRDLGVDRAKLNPNGGAIALGHPIGATGAVLIGTALDELERSGGRYALITMCAAGGMAPAIIIERV